The Mustela nigripes isolate SB6536 chromosome 4, MUSNIG.SB6536, whole genome shotgun sequence genome includes a window with the following:
- the LOC132015208 gene encoding large ribosomal subunit protein uL3-like, which yields MLLKKLDWARERLEQQVPVNQVFGQDEVIDVIGVTKGKGYKGVTSRWHTKKLPRKTHRGLHKVACIGAWHPARVAFSVARAGQKGYHHRTEINKKIYKIGQGYLIKDGKLIKNNASTDYDLSDKSINPLGGFVHYGEVTNDFVMLKGCVVGTKKRVLTLRKSLLVQTKRQALEKIDLKFIDTTSKFGHGRFQTVEEKKAFMGPLKKDRIAKEEGA from the coding sequence ATGCTGTTAAAAAAGCTGGACTGGGCCCGGGAGAGGCTGGAGCAGCAGGTGCCAGTGAACCAAGTGTTTGGGCAGGACGAGGTGATCGATGTCATTGGTGTCACCAAGGGCAAAGGCTACAAAGGTGTCACCAGCCGCTGGCACACCAAGAAGCTACCCCGCAAAACCCACCGGGGCCTGCACAAGGTTGCGTGTATTGGGGCTTGGCATCCTGCCCGCGTGGCCTTCTCTGTGGCTCGTGCTGGGCAGAAAGGCTACCATCACCGTACGGAGATCAACAAGAAGATCTACAAGATTGGCCAGGGCTACCTCATCAAGGACGGCAAGCTGATTAAGAACAATGCCTCCACCGACTACGATCTGTCTGACAAGAGCATCAACCCCCTGGGTGGTTTTGTCCACTATGGTGAAGTGACCAATGACTTTGTCATGCTGAAGGGCTGTGTGGTGGGAACCAAGAAGCGAGTGCTTACGCTCCGCAAGTCCTTGCTGGTGCAGACCAAACGGCAGGCCCTGGAGAAGATCGACCTTAAGTTCATCGACACCACCTCCAAGTTTGGCCATGGCCGATTCCAGACGGTGGAGGAGAAGAAAGCGTTCATGGGACCACTTAAGAAAGACCGAattgcaaaggaagaaggagctTAA